A single window of Rhodamnia argentea isolate NSW1041297 chromosome 5, ASM2092103v1, whole genome shotgun sequence DNA harbors:
- the LOC115754722 gene encoding piriformospora indica-insensitive protein 2-like: MRNFSRLIILGVCLVAAWHGEAGDADEAPMEETERQALYSAIQGLVGNWWNGSDLYPDPCGWTPIQGVSCDLFDGLWYVTTLNVGPVHENSLVCSANPVFTPHVFKLAHLKSLSFFGCFVSPRQNPVLVPPEGWGNLADSLESLEFRSNPGLVGQIPSCFGQLINLQSLVILENGLSGSVPPNIGSLPNLKRLVLRGNSLVGPIPDSFGGLSKLLILDLSSNSLSGPLTQALGGLTSLLKLDLSNNLLEGKLPLELGKLKNLTLLDLRSNKLSGGLTRSLEAMSSLQELILANNPIAGDLRILGWEKLQGLVTLDLSQMGLTGDIPESISKLKKLRFLGLSNNHLGGHISPEMATLPSINALYLNGNNFTGELNFSRWFYGKMERRFGAWDNPGLCYRTESQSTSREPFGVKPCQEQGNVVDEPSSEAKLGGGRMGQSFHFMASSGYSRHVGGYHGLWCPFLVELAMLLLIVLKSY, from the exons ATGAGGAACTTTAGTCGGCTCATCATTTTGGGGGTGTGCTTGGTCGCTGCTTGGCATGGAGAAGCAGGAGACGCAGACGAAGCTCCAATGGAGGAAACAGAGAGGCAGGCTCTGTACTCTGCAATACAAGGGTTAGTGGGCAACTGGTGGAACGGGTCGGATCTTTATCCAGACCCTTGTGGATGGACTCCCATACAG ggAGTGTCCTGTGATCTATTTGATGGGCTTTGGTATGTCACCACCTTGAACGTCGGACCAGTTCATGAGAATTCCCTTGTTTGCTCGGCCAATCCTGTCTTCACACCACACGTCTTCAAGCTCGCTCACCTGAAATCCCTCTCCTTCTTCGGTTGCTTTGTCTCGCCCCGCCAAAATCCCGTCCTGGTACCTCCCGAAGGCTGGGGAAATCTGGCGGACAGCTTGGAGTCGTTGGAGTTCCGGTCAAACCCGGGTCTCGTCGGGCAAATACCGTCTTGCTTTGGCCAGCTTATTAACCTCCAATCGCTGGTGATCCTAGAGAATGGCTTGAGTGGCAGTGTGCCTCCGAACATCGGTAGCTTACCAAACTTGAAGCGGCTAGTCCTCAGGGGGAACTCACTCGTGGGGCCAATCCCGGACAGTTTCGGCGGATTGTCCAAGCTATTAATCCTTGATTTGAGCAGTAATTCTCTGTCCGGGCCTTTGACTCAGGCTCTTGGGGGTTTGACTTCACTCCTGAAGCTGGACTTGAGCAACAATCTGTTAGAAGGGAAGCTGCCATTGGAGCTGGGCAAGCTCAAGAATTTGACCCTTTTGGACCTGAGGAGCAACAAGCTCTCTGGTGGGTTGACTCGGTCACTCGAAGCAATGTCCTCACTGCAAGAGCTGATCTTGGCCAACAACCCAATAGCAGGAGACCTCAGAATCCTAGGGTGGGAAAAATTGCAGGGCCTGGTGACTTTGGACCTTTCACAGATGGGTTTGACAGGGGACATTCCTGAGTCGATCTCTAAGCTGAAAAAACTCAGGTTTCTGGGTCTCAGCAACAACCACCTCGGTGGTCACATCTCACCAGAAATGGCAACATTGCCCAGCATCAATGCTCTGTACCTAAACGGCAACAATTTCACCGGGGAGCTCAACTTCTCTAGATGGTTTTATGGAAAGATGGAGAGGCGCTTCGGGGCCTGGGACAACCCTGGCTTGTGTTACCGGACCGAGTCGCAATCAACAAGCCGCGAGCCATTTGGGGTCAAGCCCTGTCAGGAACAGGGCAATGTGGTTGATGAGCCGAGCTCAGAGGCCAAGTTGGGTGGTGGCCGAATGGGGCAAAGTTTCCATTTCATGGCATCTTCGGGATATTCAAGACATGTTGGTGGTTATCATGGGTTGTGGTGTCCTTTTCTGGTGGAGTTAGCAATGCTGCTGCTTATTGTTCTCAAGAGTTATTAG